From the Gymnogyps californianus isolate 813 chromosome 2, ASM1813914v2, whole genome shotgun sequence genome, one window contains:
- the CD226 gene encoding CD226 antigen — protein MDHAALLIVVLQLCGTNVEGKFVDSTVKLTEKVKLECIYPKKATIIQTSWTKLNVTHKENIAVLHPIYGVHIEDKYNGRIYFENTSREDQSLSFIKSTLEDVGRYFCSIVTYPDGIWEKVIEIIQPADAFEVSEKQNNLVFTKPGGNVAFTCPYKIGDSVQQVMWERIKGDRVDTIVLCNSSGKQSFGSDFKERTLVDCSDPANSMMVIQNITASDFATYRCVATGRKKTYVMSFTVAGTWDHKRFIIYIAGGISAAVLLLVFLLIFCITTAYHKKKKRKRITEALSKALYWAQTQPANSYGTSSFHGTWNTERRGEESSLGKTEEIYVNCKNVSHKPKTRPLDSFGNERTCLDLKVIPAVLMLHLESETFQRLQWESVGCGKDLKTLRVKTGRPAGGGG, from the exons ATGGACCATGCAGCTCTCCTTATTGTTGTTCTCCAGCTTTGTGGAA CCAATGTGGAAGGAAAGTTTGTGGATTCAACTGTAAAACTTACTGAGAAGGTGAAACTGGAATGCATATATCCAAAAAAAGCCACGATAATCCAGACATCCTGGACGAAACTTAATGTAACtcataaagaaaatatagcTGTCTTGCATCCAATCTATGGCGTACATATTGAAGACAAATACAAtggaagaatttattttgaaaatacttccaGGGAAGACCAGTCCTTATCCTTCATCAAGAGCACTTTGGAGGATGTTGGTCGTTACTTTTGCTCCATTGTAACTTACCCAGATGGAATTTGGGAAAAGGTAATAGAAATTATTCAGCCAG CAG ATGCTTTTGAAGTatctgagaaacaaaataacCTCGTGTTTACCAAGCCAGGAGGAAATGTTGCTTTTACTTGCCCTTATAAAATTGGAGATTCAGTGCAGCAAGTGATGTGGGAAAGGATTAAAGGCGATCGGGTAGATACCATTGTTCTGTGCAACTCGtcaggaaagcaaagctttggTTCAGATTTCAAGGAGCGTACACTGGTGGATTGCTCTGATCCGGCAAACTCCATGATGGTCATTCAAAACATTACAGCCTCTGACTTTGCAACGTACCGCTGTGTAGCtactggaagaaagaaaacctatGTGATGAGTTTTACTGTGGCTG GAACTTGGGATCACAAAAGGTTTATTATCTATATAGCTGGAggaatttctgctgctgtcttaCTGTTAGTTTTCCTACTGATCTTCTGCATCACCACTGCTTATCACAAAAA aaagaagaggaagaggatcACAGAGGCCTTATCAAAAGCTTTGTACTGGGCTCAGACCCAG cCTGCTAACAGTTATGGAACATCCAGTTTTCATGGCACATGGAacacagagagaagaggagaagaatcATCACTCGGGAAGACAGAGGAGATTTATGTCAACTGCAAAAATGTCTCACACAAACCTAAGACAAGACCATTAGATTCCTTC GGTAATGAGCGAACTTGCTTGGATCTGAAGGTGATCCCCGCAGTGCTGATGCTGCATCTTGAGTCGGAGACATTTCAGCGACTCCAGTGGGAATCCGTGGGCTGCGGCAAGGACCTAAAAACATTACGGGTGAAGACAGGCCGGCCTGCTGGTGGAGGCGGGTAG